The proteins below are encoded in one region of Solenopsis invicta isolate M01_SB chromosome 8, UNIL_Sinv_3.0, whole genome shotgun sequence:
- the LOC105200888 gene encoding uncharacterized protein LOC105200888 has translation MKTHTSLDLLPVKNLDALLMQTYGPNFRIHDVEWKHLTDPGENFGSIILAVNISAEQNDKKRTLNVVVKLPPKSAYLLDLFDSPLTFKKELEFYSKIAPEFLKLQNESGIPREAMSVIVPQFLGGRLGLQDPQRFDEQAAIVLENLKNHNYTTQDRILGLDKIHMDFAISHLAKLHAITIGLKLKKPEFFKKTMLPMLEFNINDAAKKGTLDMVQKAHNDYKNIKEAEAYLDRIEKTIKYGFTCNEAPKEPWATLVHHDFWVNNMMFKYDESGKLINMKIVDFQLTIYNYGVNDLIFFLISSARKEVLDNHLDDMIDFYYDSFIESLKSLCIDTNAFPKSQFMEQLNMEQLNQCAPIKFNQCIMMVQVIQAARGSVSQTETETAENCVFAGGIDDNNYKQKLLHVLSTFNRKGWLIN, from the exons AT GAAAACGCATACATCACTCGACTTGCTTCCTGTTAAAAATCTGGACGCGCTGTTGATGCAAACGTATGGCCCCAATTTTCGAATACACGACGTGGAATGGAAGCATCTAACAGATCCGGGAGAAAACTTTGGTAGCATCATATTGGCTGTCAATATCAGCGCGGAACAGAATGACAAGAAAAGAACTTTAAACGTGGTTGTCAAACTACCACCGAAATCGGCGTACTTGCTAGATTTGTTCGACAGCCCGCTGACGTTCAAGAAGGAATTGGAATTTTATAGCAAAATAGCAccagaatttttgaaattacaaaaCGAAAGCGGGATCCCCCGGGAAGCCATGAGCGTCATCGTGCCGCAATTTTTAGGCGGCAGATTAGGATTGCAAGACCCGCAGCGTTTCGACGAGCAGGCAGCCATCGTCTTAGAAAATCTGAAGAATCACAATTATACAACGCAAGACCGCATTTTAGGTCTGGACAAGATACACATGGATTTTGCGATCAGCCATTTAGCCAAGCTACACGCCATAACGATCGGCCTGAAGCTCAAGAAACCCGAGTTCTTCAAGAAAACGATGCTACCCATGTTAGAATTCAACATAAACGACGCCGCAAAGAAAGGGACCCTGGATATGGTACAGAAGGCGCATAacgattacaaaaatataaaagaagcgGAAGCTTATCTGGACAGAATCGAGAAGACAATCAAATACGGATTTACATGCAACGAGGCGCCGAAAGAACCGTGGGCGACACTGGTGCATCACGATTTCTGGGTGAATAATATGATGTTCAAATACGACGAGTCGGGCAAGCTGATCAATATGAAAATTGTGGACTTCCAATTGACCATCTACAACTATGGTGTCAACGATCTCATATTTTTCCTCATATCGAGCGCCCGGAAGGAGGTGCTCGACAATCATCTCGACGACATGATTGACTTTTATTATGACTCTTTCATCGAGAGCTTAAAATCGCTATGTATAGATACAAACGCGTTTCCCAAGAGCCAATTTATGGAGCAATTGAATATGGAGCAATTGAATCAATGCGCGCCCATCAAATTTAATCAGTGCATAATGATGGTGCAAGTGATACAAGCGGCCCGTGGTTCCGTTTCACAAACGGAGACCGAAACGGCGGAGAACTGCGTTTTCGCAGGTGGGATCGacgataataattataaacaaaaattgttgcACGTTTTATCTACGTTCAATCGAAAGGGATGGCTCATCAATTGA